CCAAATTTACACTACCATGGTAAAAAAGTCCAGATTTCTCGCAAGATAGCCGTGAAAATGGCAAAGGAAGAGGGGTTTTCTACAAAAAGATATGAATACCCCTTTTTAATTTATTCTTTTTGTGAGCAAAACCTTATCTCATTCGTTCATTGTTTTAGATTCTGCTCCAGCCCGAAGTTTAGAGAAATCCTCAAGCTCCATAACCAGGTATAAGCTTTTtcctttcaatttttctttaccGTGCTTTTTGCCTTTCATGACCAGATGCTGAGATGTTGTTCCTAGTCTGAATGGTTTCTCCATTTTTCTATATCCACCACTATGGATGTTTCTTTCTCTTGCAATCAATCGAACTTGGATCATtggtattattttttattacaacCATATCAATCAAGAATCCAATATTGTGTATCTCTTCCTATCTgatgtttattattatttttttcatgaaTTGGTTTCTCCCTTTTCTATTATCTTTTTATTGTCATCAATCTGATCTGATGTTTATAACCATCTAATCTccctttttatttttgttatctGTTTCCTTTTGATGTATTTGTAAAGAACAAGTGGTGACAAAGAAAGTTGTCTTCAcggtaatatttttttaaagaaggaACATTTTCAATTTGGTAAGGAGTTTTCAATTTAGTAGAGAACCTTTTTGATCTATCAGATTCTATTAGTCCTATTATTTGGTCTTTATTATTTCAATTTGGCAAAGACTTTTCTAGCTTAGAGGAAGTTTTATTTCCTTTGATAAGGGATGTTTATTAGCCACAATTTCCCCTACAAATGGTACAAGTATATGTATCAGACTTAAACTATTGATCTTGCAtcttttgtatattattttctatCTTTGTATCTTGGGACTATAAGGGCAAAGTCATGAATGATCTTAACCATGAAGATGACATAGAGGACACCATGGATGAAAATGATCTACTTCAGTCCCAAGTTACATAAATCACAAATGTTGAATTAGGGATAGACATGCAAATTTTGACTTATGTTAGACAACAATTAGAATGTAGGCAATGTCTCTGTTCTGTAGTTTTATTGTACTATATGGTCCATGCTTTGCATATGTTGGAAATGATGTCAAGATACATGCATAGTTCGTTTATGGAGAGAATTTCTGAAAGAGAGACTAGGCGTTCCCAACTAATGAGGCAATTAGTAGAATCAGAAAGAAGTAGAGATATCATCGCATGAGTCCTCAAGCATTTATGTACTTGTGTCAAAAATTAAGATGTACTGGTAGGGTGAAGGATTCAACACGAGCTATTGTGGAGGAGCAAGTGGCTAAGTTCTTGCACATTATAGGTCATAATGTGAAAAATCGAACTGTGTCTTTCTTTTTTCATCGATCCGATGAGACAGTTAGTCGCCACTTTCACAATGTTTTGCGGGCTATAATATCATTGCATGATGAATTTCTGGTCCAACCTTCTGGGGTAGAGGTGCATCCTCAAATACTTAACAATAGTAGGTTTTATCCTTATTTTAAGGTAACAACTTTTCTCTTCATATTCGTGTAAATGCATTGTAGCCCTTTAATCTTTtattaacttatatttctaacatataAATATTGCTTTTAAAAAGGATTCTATAGGATCCATAGATGGAACACATATTCGAGTGATGGTTCCTAGGGCACAAGCACCTCGATTTCGTGGCCGAAAAGACTACCCAACCCAAAATGTCCTTGCTGCATGTGATTTTGATATGAAATTTACATATGTCTTAGCTGGGTGGGAAGGAACGACATCTGACTCTAGGATTTTAAAAGATGCTTTAACTAGAGAAGATCCACTAAGAATTCATGAAGGTTTGTGGTTGTTTGATATTGATCGATACTATAGTCAAAAGTACAATATAGAATATC
This portion of the Lotus japonicus ecotype B-129 chromosome 3, LjGifu_v1.2 genome encodes:
- the LOC130747788 gene encoding uncharacterized protein LOC130747788, with product MSPQAFMYLCQKLRCTGRVKDSTRAIVEEQVAKFLHIIGHNVKNRTVSFFFHRSDETVSRHFHNVLRAIISLHDEFLVQPSGVEVHPQILNNSRFYPYFKDSIGSIDGTHIRVMVPRAQAPRFRGRKDYPTQNVLAACDFDMKFTYVLAGWEGTTSDSRILKDALTREDPLRIHEGKFYIGDAEYMLKRGLLTPYRGVKYHLKEYSARGPQNYRELFNLRHSSLRNLIERTFRVLKKRFPIISSGTEAHYSVDIMTDIILACCILHNFLMEVDVDEQLIAEVDRELQ